In one Niallia taxi genomic region, the following are encoded:
- the glmM gene encoding phosphoglucosamine mutase produces MGKYFGTDGVRGVANSELTPEIAFKLGRFGGFVLTKDQDRPKVLIGRDTRISGHMLEGALVAGLLSIGAEVMRLGVISTPGVSYLTKVLGAQAGVMISASHNPVADNGIKFFGPDGFKLSDEQELEIEALIDQDVDSLPRPTGADLGQVNDYFEGGQKYLQFLKQTVDEEFEGIHVALDCAHGATSALAMHLFADLDADISTMGASPNGLNINDGVGSTHPETLAEFLKEKQADVGLAFDGDGDRLIAVDEKGDIVDGDQIMYICAKYMKETGRLKQDTVVSTVMSNLGFYKALEQHGIKSIPTAVGDRYVVEEMRKNGYNLGGEQSGHIIFLDFNTTGDGLLTGLQLVNIMKATKKPLSELAGEMKKFPQKLVNIRVTDKYHVTDNEKVKEVISKVEEDMKGNGRILVRPSGTEPLVRVMAEAPTSELCDAYVNIIAEVVEKEMGLKE; encoded by the coding sequence ATGGGTAAATATTTCGGTACGGATGGAGTACGAGGAGTAGCAAATAGTGAACTGACACCTGAGATAGCATTTAAGCTTGGAAGGTTCGGTGGCTTCGTCCTAACAAAAGATCAAGATCGACCTAAAGTGTTAATTGGTCGTGACACTCGTATTTCAGGCCATATGCTGGAGGGAGCCCTCGTAGCAGGATTGCTTTCCATTGGTGCAGAGGTAATGCGTTTAGGTGTCATATCTACACCGGGTGTATCCTATTTAACAAAAGTTTTGGGAGCACAGGCTGGAGTAATGATTTCCGCATCCCATAACCCTGTTGCCGATAATGGCATCAAGTTTTTCGGTCCAGATGGCTTTAAGCTTTCAGATGAGCAGGAATTGGAAATTGAAGCATTAATTGATCAGGATGTTGACTCACTACCAAGACCAACTGGAGCTGACCTTGGACAAGTTAATGACTATTTCGAAGGCGGTCAGAAATATCTTCAGTTCTTAAAGCAAACTGTGGATGAAGAGTTCGAAGGAATCCATGTTGCCCTTGACTGTGCACATGGTGCAACATCCGCTCTTGCTATGCACTTATTTGCAGATTTGGATGCGGACATTTCAACAATGGGAGCATCTCCAAATGGATTAAATATCAATGATGGCGTAGGTTCTACACATCCGGAAACATTAGCCGAATTCTTGAAGGAAAAGCAAGCTGATGTTGGATTGGCATTTGACGGCGACGGTGATCGTTTGATTGCGGTCGATGAAAAAGGTGATATTGTTGATGGGGATCAAATCATGTATATATGTGCTAAGTACATGAAAGAGACTGGCCGACTGAAGCAAGATACCGTTGTATCCACTGTAATGAGTAATTTAGGTTTTTATAAGGCTTTGGAACAGCATGGTATTAAAAGCATTCCAACTGCAGTAGGAGATCGTTACGTAGTGGAGGAAATGCGTAAGAATGGTTATAATCTTGGCGGAGAGCAATCTGGTCATATTATTTTCCTTGATTTCAATACTACTGGTGACGGACTATTAACAGGTTTACAGCTTGTGAATATTATGAAAGCAACGAAGAAGCCTTTATCAGAGCTTGCCGGAGAAATGAAAAAATTCCCGCAAAAACTTGTGAACATAAGGGTAACGGACAAGTATCATGTAACAGATAATGAGAAAGTAAAAGAAGTCATCAGTAAAGTGGAAGAGGACATGAAAGGAAACGGCAGAATTTTAGTCAGACCTTCAGGTACAGAACCTCTTGTTCGCGTAATGGCAGAGGCTCCTACTAGTGAATTATGTGATGCATATGTCAATATTATTGCTGAAGTAGTAGAAAAGGAAATGGGATTGAAGGAATAG
- a CDS encoding CdaR family protein: MNKLFDRIGESNWFMKVIAFALALLLFLYVYDGSDKSNDVNVPGSEDSGLVEDMPVKVYYDTDNLIVSGIPETVDVKLTGPTVHVQSARLQKNFEVYVDLTDAEIGTKEVALQVKDLSDKLEAVIEPATIEVTLKEKVSKVVNVEAEYNSSLIAKGYSTGTATINPSTVTVTGAKDEIDKIAYVKANVELEEGTSKDISKKAKISALDSSLNKLDVEVEPETVEVNIPVTRTSKTVPINIVEKGDPPANVTIDSITLNKTEATISGPEDILKEVDSTRVEVDLSDIDKDQNIELPVIISNGVTAVEPELVTATVKVTVGKEDTSSNESANEEEDSDETATVEKTSTRTISGIPISIQGLGNEFEAEITDPVDKSASLDVTGANDIVKGLAASDFSLFLDLTGMSAGEHEVQIMVEGPDDISWELAKETASVSITEKDA; the protein is encoded by the coding sequence ATGAATAAGTTATTTGACAGAATCGGAGAAAGTAATTGGTTTATGAAGGTAATTGCCTTTGCATTGGCATTGTTGCTGTTTTTATATGTATACGACGGCAGCGACAAATCTAATGATGTGAACGTCCCTGGTTCAGAAGACTCTGGACTGGTAGAGGATATGCCTGTAAAAGTGTATTACGATACAGATAATCTTATTGTTTCTGGAATTCCGGAAACAGTGGATGTGAAACTTACAGGTCCGACTGTCCATGTTCAATCAGCAAGACTCCAAAAGAATTTTGAAGTGTATGTTGATTTGACTGATGCGGAAATTGGTACAAAAGAGGTTGCTCTTCAAGTCAAGGATCTTTCTGATAAGCTGGAAGCAGTCATCGAGCCGGCCACTATCGAGGTTACATTGAAGGAAAAAGTCTCAAAAGTAGTGAATGTGGAAGCTGAGTATAACAGCAGCTTGATTGCAAAAGGTTATTCGACTGGAACAGCAACAATCAATCCTTCCACTGTAACGGTGACAGGTGCAAAAGATGAAATTGACAAAATAGCTTATGTGAAAGCAAACGTAGAGCTTGAAGAAGGGACTAGCAAGGATATTAGCAAAAAAGCTAAAATATCTGCGTTAGACAGCAGTTTAAATAAATTAGATGTAGAAGTGGAACCAGAAACGGTGGAAGTGAATATCCCTGTAACAAGAACAAGTAAAACAGTTCCAATCAATATTGTGGAAAAGGGAGATCCGCCAGCTAATGTTACAATTGATTCCATAACATTAAACAAAACAGAAGCGACAATTTCAGGTCCAGAAGATATACTAAAAGAAGTGGACAGTACAAGAGTTGAAGTTGACCTGAGTGATATAGACAAGGATCAAAATATAGAGCTTCCTGTGATCATCTCAAACGGGGTAACAGCTGTAGAACCAGAATTGGTAACTGCTACCGTTAAGGTGACAGTAGGGAAGGAAGATACAAGTTCAAATGAATCTGCAAATGAGGAAGAGGATTCAGATGAGACAGCAACTGTAGAAAAAACGAGCACGAGAACAATAAGTGGAATACCAATAAGTATACAGGGTTTGGGAAATGAGTTTGAGGCTGAGATAACAGACCCGGTTGATAAAAGCGCTAGCCTTGATGTAACAGGAGCAAACGACATTGTAAAAGGCTTGGCTGCATCAGATTTTTCTCTGTTTCTAGATCTGACAGGAATGTCTGCTGGGGAGCATGAGGTCCAGATTATGGTCGAAGGTCCGGATGATATTAGCTGGGAACTGGCAAAAGAGACAGCAAGTGTTTCAATAACGGAAAAAGATGCTTAA
- the cdaA gene encoding diadenylate cyclase CdaA, giving the protein MSLADFPFLKYLANTVDILLVWYVIYKILMIVKGTKAVQLLKGIFVILIVKLLSDYFNLQTMGTMMEQVIQWGALGLIIIFQGELRRALEQLGRGKFFSRSGIPEDQAQQHVVDSIVKAVDYMAKRRIGALISIERETGMNDYIETGISLDSKISSELLINIFIPNTPLHDGAVILQKNNIAAAACYLPLSESPFISKELGTRHRAALGISEVTDSITIIVSEETGSISITKNGDLHRELKLEAFKELLSSALIAPSARHASSVKWGWKGKNK; this is encoded by the coding sequence ATGTCGTTAGCAGATTTCCCTTTTTTAAAATATTTAGCGAATACAGTGGACATTCTCCTTGTGTGGTATGTCATCTATAAAATCCTTATGATAGTAAAGGGCACAAAAGCAGTCCAATTATTAAAAGGTATCTTTGTGATACTGATTGTAAAGCTGCTAAGTGATTATTTTAACTTGCAGACAATGGGAACGATGATGGAGCAAGTGATTCAGTGGGGTGCTCTTGGGCTTATCATCATTTTCCAAGGGGAGCTTAGAAGGGCGCTTGAACAGCTTGGCAGAGGAAAGTTCTTTTCACGAAGCGGAATACCAGAAGACCAGGCACAACAGCATGTGGTCGATTCCATTGTAAAAGCAGTCGATTATATGGCAAAAAGAAGGATTGGTGCGCTTATCTCCATTGAAAGGGAGACGGGCATGAATGATTATATTGAAACCGGAATATCCTTAGACTCAAAAATATCATCTGAATTACTAATAAATATCTTTATTCCAAATACTCCTCTGCATGATGGTGCCGTTATATTGCAGAAAAATAATATTGCTGCTGCCGCCTGTTATCTCCCATTATCAGAAAGTCCATTTATATCAAAGGAGCTGGGAACAAGGCACAGAGCAGCGCTTGGCATCAGTGAGGTAACAGATAGCATAACGATCATTGTTTCTGAAGAAACAGGGTCCATATCTATTACTAAAAATGGTGATCTCCATCGAGAGCTTAAATTGGAAGCATTTAAAGAACTACTGTCCAGTGCGTTAATTGCACCTTCTGCCAGACATGCTTCTTCTGTTAAGTGGGGCTGGAAGGGGAAGAATAAATGA
- a CDS encoding anti-sigma factor family protein — translation MTCSSEVIEYMHQYLDEEILEQDKLKLKKHLDECEDCAIHFHELKKTIALVQSTSHIQAPANFTENVLGLLPKEKKQAVFKRWVRNHPIFAAASLFIVLMVSSLLSAWNENHEFSVSKQPNLVVENDTVIVPKGEVVEGDIVVRNGNIKIEGQVNGNVTVINGQKYMASSNQVTGEIEEVNEVFDWLWYYIKSTFEDITNVFKSEEGSSGSLPAY, via the coding sequence ATGACTTGTTCATCAGAAGTTATAGAGTATATGCATCAATATCTTGATGAAGAAATCCTAGAACAAGATAAATTAAAGTTAAAAAAACATCTGGATGAGTGTGAGGACTGTGCAATTCATTTTCATGAATTGAAAAAGACGATTGCATTAGTTCAAAGCACCTCCCATATACAGGCTCCAGCAAATTTCACAGAGAATGTGCTTGGACTTTTGCCAAAGGAAAAGAAACAGGCAGTTTTCAAAAGATGGGTGCGTAATCATCCTATTTTTGCAGCAGCATCTTTATTCATTGTGCTGATGGTTTCAAGTCTCCTTTCTGCATGGAATGAAAACCATGAATTTTCGGTGTCAAAGCAGCCTAATCTTGTCGTTGAAAATGATACGGTCATTGTTCCTAAGGGAGAAGTTGTTGAAGGGGACATTGTAGTTCGGAACGGTAATATAAAGATAGAAGGACAAGTAAACGGAAATGTCACCGTTATAAATGGGCAGAAATATATGGCCTCATCCAATCAGGTCACAGGTGAGATAGAGGAAGTAAATGAGGTCTTTGATTGGCTTTGGTACTATATTAAGAGCACTTTTGAGGATATAACTAATGTATTTAAAAGTGAAGAAGGAAGTAGTGGAAGTCTCCCTGCATATTGA
- the sigW gene encoding RNA polymerase sigma factor SigW yields the protein MEALIKKRIKQVIKGDQNAFGDIIDIYKDKVFQICYRMLGNRHEAEDISQEAFLRAYVNINRFNMDLKFSTWLYRIATNLCIDRIRKKKPDYYLDAEVPGTDGLNMYSQISSDTRLPEEDVESLELQALIQREISKLPEKYRSVIVLKYIEELSLNEISEILELPLGTVKTRIHRGREALRKQLRHV from the coding sequence ATGGAAGCATTAATAAAAAAGAGAATTAAGCAAGTGATAAAAGGGGATCAAAATGCGTTCGGTGATATTATTGACATTTACAAGGACAAAGTGTTTCAAATTTGTTACCGGATGCTAGGGAATAGACATGAAGCGGAGGATATTTCACAAGAAGCCTTTCTTCGAGCATATGTTAATATAAATCGTTTTAACATGGACTTGAAGTTTTCTACATGGCTTTATCGAATTGCGACAAATTTATGTATCGACAGGATTAGAAAGAAAAAGCCAGACTATTATTTGGATGCTGAAGTACCAGGTACTGATGGTCTGAATATGTACTCACAAATTTCTTCAGATACAAGGCTGCCTGAAGAAGATGTGGAAAGCTTGGAACTGCAAGCGTTGATACAGCGTGAAATATCAAAGCTGCCAGAGAAATATCGATCTGTGATTGTACTGAAATATATTGAAGAGCTGTCTCTAAACGAGATTAGTGAAATTCTTGAGCTGCCTCTTGGTACAGTGAAAACACGCATTCACAGGGGAAGGGAAGCTTTAAGAAAGCAATTACGGCATGTCTAA
- a CDS encoding aspartyl-phosphate phosphatase Spo0E family protein — protein MCEQKLLKDIEEHREKMIYLANLTSFSHPKVIDISAKLDELLNKYDSFIKAN, from the coding sequence ATGTGTGAGCAAAAGTTGTTAAAAGATATTGAGGAGCATCGAGAAAAGATGATCTATTTAGCAAATCTCACTTCTTTTTCGCACCCAAAAGTGATTGATATAAGCGCAAAATTAGACGAATTGCTGAATAAGTATGACAGTTTCATTAAAGCAAACTGA